The Luteolibacter arcticus genome segment GCAGCGCGCTGGTGCGAATGCGGACCACCGGAATCCCGTCGCGAGGTGCCGCGAACGCAAAGCTCTCGACCTTCGCCAGCGTCACGTCCGGCTGGCCGGAGAGGCGATACTCGGCCGGATATCCGCGTTCCCAACGCAGCGTCTTCACCTTGCCACGCTCAGGATCGTGCAGACGCAGCGTGAGCCGTGGTGCCTCACCGGGATCGACCCGCACGCGGTAGCGGCCGATGCCGCTCTCCTCGATGCTAACAGGAAACTCCTTGCCCGTGTCATCGAGCGCGTGACCGGTCCATGGCACTGCTGAAAGCGCCCGACCCGCGTCATCGGTGGCGCGGACGTCGATGTCCCACCGCCCACGCTCGCGATGCGAGGCGGTCTCGATGCCCACCCACTCCTCTTTCCGCAGCGCGCCGCGGAAGACCTGAGCCCAGAATTTCCCGCAGCCCTGCCACGCCAGCCACTCGCTGCCCCAGCGCTCGGTCAAGTCGCCGGTGAAGGCGATGCCGGTGCCGAGGCCGAAGCGTCCCACCGCTAGCAGCGGGTCGCCCGACTCGACGGCTAAAAGCACCTGCGCCGTCGGCTTCGGACGCGCCATCACGTAGCCGAGCACCGGTGGGAAGGCGGCGCTTTCGAAGCCCGCCATGATCGGATGCTCGGTGACGCTCGCCGGCTCGTAGAGGTCCTCTTTGATCGCCGAGCGCGAGGCCTGCATCGTCTCGCGAGTGAAGATCTGCGGCACGTTCTCCGGCGTATCGGACTGATAGAAGCGACCGCGACCGGCCTCGGCCATCTGCGAGAGCAATTCGCCGGCCGCGCCCGAACCCATGGCCACGGTCGAGACGGTCATGCCGGAGTCGGACATCTCGCGGCACAGTTCGACGATGTTCATGGGATCGAACTGGCCATCCGTCAGGCCGATCACATGCTTCAGCTTCGCGCTCGCGCCGCGCAGGATGTCGCGGGCCTGCACGATGCCGGGCTGCATGTTGGTGCCGCCGCCCTCCGCGATGGAATCGATCGCCGCGGCGACCTGCGCGCGGTTGGCCGCGGAGGTAAGGTCGAGCACGAGCTGCGGCTGGTCATCGAAGGCGACCACCGCGATCTGGTCCTGATTGCCTAATAACTCCGCCGCGCTTCGTGCCGCCTGCCGGGCCAGGGCGAGCGGCGGGCCGGACATCGAGCCCGACTTGTCAATCACCAGCACCATCGCCAGCGAGGGCTTCTCCTTGTCCTTCTCGAAGCGCGAGACCAGCGGCAGCACTTCTTCCACCGGTGTCTTGAAATAGCCGCCGATGCCGAAGGTATTCTCCGAGCCGGTCATGATCAGGCCACCGCCGAAGTCGGTGACGTAGCGCTTCAGCGAAGCCATCTGCTTCGGCGACACGGCGGTCGCGGGGACGTCGGCCAGCATGATTGCATCGAACGCGAGGATCTCTTCGAAAGAATCCGGCAAGCCGCGGGCACCGCGGGTTTCGAGCGTCACATCCTGCTCGCGCATCAGGCGCTCGAAAGGCCGCATCTGGGCCGGCTTCTCGTGGATCACCAGGATGCGTGGCTTGCCGCGGACCGGCAGCGTCATCGACAGGTGGTTGTTGGCGGGGAACCAGTCGTCATCGGGAACAAGCTCCGCATCCCACACCGTGTCGCCGGAGGTCACCATCCGGACCTCGGCATGACAGGCGGTCTCTTCCTTGGCCGTCAGCTTGATCGATTGTTCAGCAACCGCCACGCCGCGATGGATCAACCGCAGCTTGGCATTCATGTCGCGATTCGACGCGACCTTCACGGTGAAGCGCACCATCTCGCCCTCGAAGGCGAGCGGCGTGCCGGCTTCGATCGAGGTGACGGCCGCCTCCGGCTTGTCGAGCGAGCCGAGCTTCACGAAGCGCAGGTCGGTCTTCTCCGCGCCGAGCCGTTCGGCGGCTTCCGCAACCGGACTCTCTAACAAACCATCCGAAAGCACCACGATGCGCCGCCCGCGATTCGCTGGCAGGTCGAAACGCGCACCAGCCAAGGCACCCGCAAGATCCGTGGAGGA includes the following:
- a CDS encoding VWA domain-containing protein; this encodes MELLTWMPLLGLAIALPLFFLVYRRSLVDRPPAMKLAATTCRFIALLLLILALCRPFFTRKSDDVHVAFLLDGSESVDPGEMRRGVAGIKKSIEGLKAGDTWSLFLFARELKRTDFEQAEKFIAECEAGRGDAVFRSSTDLAGALAGARFDLPANRGRRIVVLSDGLLESPVAEAAERLGAEKTDLRFVKLGSLDKPEAAVTSIEAGTPLAFEGEMVRFTVKVASNRDMNAKLRLIHRGVAVAEQSIKLTAKEETACHAEVRMVTSGDTVWDAELVPDDDWFPANNHLSMTLPVRGKPRILVIHEKPAQMRPFERLMREQDVTLETRGARGLPDSFEEILAFDAIMLADVPATAVSPKQMASLKRYVTDFGGGLIMTGSENTFGIGGYFKTPVEEVLPLVSRFEKDKEKPSLAMVLVIDKSGSMSGPPLALARQAARSAAELLGNQDQIAVVAFDDQPQLVLDLTSAANRAQVAAAIDSIAEGGGTNMQPGIVQARDILRGASAKLKHVIGLTDGQFDPMNIVELCREMSDSGMTVSTVAMGSGAAGELLSQMAEAGRGRFYQSDTPENVPQIFTRETMQASRSAIKEDLYEPASVTEHPIMAGFESAAFPPVLGYVMARPKPTAQVLLAVESGDPLLAVGRFGLGTGIAFTGDLTERWGSEWLAWQGCGKFWAQVFRGALRKEEWVGIETASHRERGRWDIDVRATDDAGRALSAVPWTGHALDDTGKEFPVSIEESGIGRYRVRVDPGEAPRLTLRLHDPERGKVKTLRWERGYPAEYRLSGQPDVTLAKVESFAFAAPRDGIPVVRIRTSALPWAGLAAIVFMIAGIVLRRV